In Acidimicrobiales bacterium, the DNA window GACATCAGCCCGGCGGTGGTCTACCTGGCCTCCGCGGCGTCGGCCTGGGTGCACGGCACCAGCCTGCGCGTCGACGGTGGGGAGACGGCGCAATGACCGATCGCTTCCCGAGCGGTATCGACCACTACGACTTCGGCGACGAGCTCAGCCGGCTCGAGCGGGCCTCGCGCTTCCACGAGTGGACCCGGAACTTCTTCGACGAGGGCCCGCACCTGGTGGCCTGCCCGGAGCTGCCCTGGGGCGACGAGGTGCGCCACCGGTCGATCGAGGCCTACGAGCGCTTCGTGCACGGCGAGACGTGGATCACGGGTGGCGGAGCCCGGGAGATGGAGGCCGAGATCGTGTCGTGGATGGGCGGCATCCTCGGCGCCGCCGAGCCCGCCGGGTTCGTCACCTCCGGCGGGTCGGAGTCGAACATGTGCGCCATCCTGGCGGGGCGCGAGCGGTCGGGGATCACCACGGGCGGCAGCCTCGTGTACCCGGCCAACGCCCACTACTCCGTCCCCAAGCTGTGCCGGATGTTCGGGCTCGAGCCGATCGTCGTGCCGTCGGTCGAGGGCTCGCTCTACGAGGTGGACGTCGAGGCCTACGCCGCGGCGATCCGCCCGGACACGGTGGCCCTCTTCACCACGGCGGGCACGTGGGCCTACGGCACGGTCGACCCCATCGAGGCCATCGGGGAGATCGCCCTCGAGCGCGACCTGCATCTGCACGTCGACGGTGCCTTCGGGGGCTACATCCTCCCGTTCCTCGAGCGCTCGGGGTACGACACCGAGCTCCCCCTCTGGGACTTCCGGGTGCCGGGGGTCAGCACCATCAGCGCCGACCTCCACAAGAACGGCATGGCGCCGCCGCCGGCCGGGACGTTGTTCTTCCGCGACGCCGGCGTGCTCGAGCACGCCAAGGCCGTCTGCCCGCCGAACGGGACGATGACGGGCACCCGGGGCACCGGCCCCATCGCCGGGGCCTGGACCATGGTGAAGCTGCTCGGCGAGGAGGGCTACCAGGCCGTGTCGCTGAAGTCGATGGCGCTGCGCGACGAGCTGATCGCCGGCGCCACCGCCATCGACGGCCTGTCGATCTACCCGGGCACCCGCATCAACATCGCTCTGATCGTCAGCGACGAGCTCGACCTGCGGCCGGTGGCCACCGAGCTGCGCGACCGGGGCTGGATGTTCTCGGCGCGGGCGGTGCCGGAACCGGTCAGCATCGTGGTCGTGCCCATGCCCCACAACCACGGCCAGGTGGGCCCGTTCCTCGACGACCTGCGCGACGCCATGGAGCTGGCCGTGCCCTTCGACGGCGCGGCGGCCGGGGCCGACGGCGGCCCGGTCTCCCAGTACGGCTTCTGAGGTCGACGTGCGCATCTCGGTCGACATCGGGGGGACCTTCACCGACCTCGTCCTCGAGGACGGGGGCCACCTCGAGCTGGCCAAGGCGCCGACGGTGCCGCACGACCCCGCCGAGGGGATCCTCGACGTCCTGGCGGCGGCCGCGGCCCGCCGGGGGGTCACCCGGTCCGAGCTGCTGGCGGCGACCGACACGTTCGTGCACGCCACGACCCGGGGGCTCAACGCCGTCCTCACCAGGACGACCGCGACGACGGCGTTCCTGACCACCGCCGGCCATCCCGACGTCCTGCTGCTGCGGGAGGGCGGGCGCGAGGACCCGTTCGACTTCACGGTGCCCTATCCCGAGCCCTACGTGCCGAGATCGCTGACCTTCGAGGTGCCCGGCCGGCTGCTGGCCACCGGCGAGGAGCTCGAGCCCCTGGACCGGGGTTCGGTGGAAGCCATCGCCGATCGCCTGGCGGCCACCGAGGTGGAAGCCGTGGGTGTGTGCCTGCTGTGGTCGACGGTGAACCCGGCGCACGAGCTCGTCGTCGGCGAGGTGCTGGCCGAGCGCCTGCCCGACGTGCCCCACACCCTGTCCCACGCCCTGAACCCGTCGCTGCGGGAGTACCGGCGCGCCTCGTCGGCCTGCATCGACGCCTCGCTCAAGCCGTTGATGAGCCGGTACCTGCAGGACCTCGGTACCCGGCTGGGCGACGCGGGCTTCGGCGGCCGCCTGCTCGTGGTCACGTCGAGCGGCGGCGTGGTCGACGCCGACGACGTGGTGCGGGCGCCGATCCTCTCGATCAACTCCGGCCCGTCGATGGCCCCCGTGGCCGGGCGGGCCTACGCGGCCGCCGACCTCGACTCGGCCGAGGTGATCGTGGCCGACGCCGGCGGCACCACCTACGACGTCACCGTCGTCCGGGGCGGGCAGATCCCGTGGACCCGGTCGGCGTGGGTCGGCCCCCGCTTCACGGGGCACATGACCGGGTTGCCGTCGATCGACGTGAAGAGCGTCGGCGCCGGTGGCGGCAGCATCGCGTGGGTCGACCCCGGCGGGCTGCTGCACGTCGGCCCCCAGAGCGCCGGCTCGGTGCCCGGGCCCGCCTGCTACGGGCGGGGGGGCACGGCCGCCACCGTCACCGACGCCGCGGTCGTGCTCGGCCACCTCGACGCGGCCGCCTTCTCCGGCGGGGCGATGCCGCTGGACGCCGGCGCCGCCGTCGCCGCGGTCCGCCAGGCCGTCGGCGGGCCGCTCGGGCTCGACGACGTGGAGGCGGCCGCGGCCGTCCTCCGCCTCACCACCGAGCAGATGGTGCGGGCCATCGAGGAGATCTGCCTCGAGCAGGGCATCGACCCGGCCGGGTCGGTCCTCGTCGGCGGCGGGGGAGCGGCGGGCCTCAACGCCGTCGCCGTCGCCCAGCGCCTCGGCTGCCGCCGGCTGATCCTGCCCGCGGTGGCCGCCGCCCTCGCCGCGGCCGGCGCGCTCATGTCCGACCTCACCGCGGCCTACACGGCCACGGTGCCGACCACCAGTGCGACCTTCGCCGCCGACGCGGTCAACGACGCGCTTGCCACCCTCGAGGGGCAGGCGGCGGCGTTCGTGTCGCGATCCGGTGCCACCGACGAGGCGTCGACGGTCTCCCTCTACGCCGAGGCCCGCTACCCGCAGCAGATCTGGGAGCTCGAGGTGCCGTTGCGCGTCCCGCGGTTCGCCTCGGCCGCCGACGTGGACGCCTTCGTCGAGGACTTCCACGGCGTGCACGAGACCGTGCTGGGCATCTCCGACCCCGGTTCGCCGGTCGAGGTGGTCGGCTGGGGCGCCCGGGTGCGGTGCCCGCTGCGGCGCTCGGGCGGGCTGCTCACGGCCAGGGCCGAGGACACCACCGTCGCCGGGGCCGAGCGGCTGGCCTACGTGGACGGGGTCGGCATGGTGGCGACCCCGGTCCGGGCCCTCGGCGCGCTCGGCGACGACGAGGCGGCCGAAGGCCCCCTGCTGATCGAGTCCGCGTTCACCACCGCGGTCGTCCCCAAGGGGGCGACCGCCCGCCGCACGCCGGCCGGCTCCCTGGTCGTGGAGCTCTGATGGGCACCCTCGACGGCGCCGAGCTGGCGGTGCTCAGCAACCGCTTCGCCGCCATCGTGCGCAAGATGCAGAACACGCTCGCCCGGTCCGGCCGGTCGGGCGTGCTCAACACCGCCCGGGACTTCTCGTGCTGCATCCTCACCGCCGCGGGCGACATCTTGATGACCGCGGAGAGCCTGCCCATCCACGTGACCGGTGGCCCCGACCTGCAGGCGCGCTCGATGCTCGAGTTCTTCCCCGAGCCGAAGGCGGGGGACGCCTACCTGCACAACTCGCCGTACCACGGCAACACCCACCCGGCCGACCACTCGCTGTTGGTGCCGGTGGTCGACGCCGACGGCGTGCACCGCTTCACGGTGCTGGCCAAGGCCCACCAGGCCGACTGCGGCAACTCGGTGCCCACCACCTACATGGTCAGCGCCCGCGACGTGTACGAGGAGGGGGCGCTGATCTTCCCCTGCGTGCAGGTGCAGCGGGAGTACGAGGACTGCGCCGACGTGCTGCGCATGTGCGAGATGCGCATCCGGGTGCCCGACCAGTGGCGGGGCGACTACCTGGCGCTGGTGGGCACGGTGCGCATCGGCGAGCGGGCCGTCGCCGAGCTGGCCGAGGAGCTGGGGTGGGGGGCGCTCGACGCGTTCGCCGAGCAGTGGCTCGACTACGGCGAGCGGCGGATGGCCGCGGCCATCGGAGCGCTGCCCGCGGGCACGGCATCGGCCTCGACGACGCACGACCCCGTGCCCGGCCTGCCCGACGGGGTCACGGTCGGGGCCACGGTGCGGGTCGACCCCGAGCGCCAGGTGATCGAGGTCGACCTGCGCGACAACCCGGACTGCGTGCCGTGCGGTCTCAACCTGAGCGAGGCGGCGTCGCGGGCCTCGGCCATGATCGGCGTGTTCAACAGCATCGACCACACCATCCCGCACAACCAGGGCGCGTTCCGGCGCGTGGAGGTGCTGCTGCGCGACGGCTGTGTGGTCGGCGTCCCCCGTCACCCGGCCAGCTGTTCGGCCGCCACCACCAACCTGGCCAACCGGGTGGTGAACATCGTGCAGCGGTCGATGGCCGACATCGGGGTCGGTATCGGCCTGGCCGAGGTGGGGACCGGCTTCTCGCCGTCGGAGGCGGTGGTGTCGGGCGTCGATCCGCGGCACGACACGGCGTTCGTCAACCAGCTCTTCACGGGTCCCAACGGCGGTGCCGGCGGCCCCGACACCGACGGGTGGCTGACCATGTCCGACCTCGGCAGCGGCGGCTCGCTGCTGCTCGACAGCGTGGAGATCGACGAGATGAAGCAGCCCCTCGTCGTCCACGAGCGGCGGCTGGTGCCCGACAGTGAGGGCGCGGGCCGCCACCGCGGAGCGCCCGGCCTGCACGTGGAGTACGGGCCGCTGGGCTGCACGATCGAGACCCTCTACGCCAACGACGGCGCGGTGAACGCCACCGCCGGCGCCCAGGGCGGGCTCGGCGGGGCCCCCTCGGCGCAGCACCGACGGGGCGCCGACGGGCGCCTGGAGGAGGTCGACGCCTGGGGGCCGACGGTGATCGCGCCGGGTGAGCGCATGGTCGCCCGGACCGCCGGCGGCGGCGGGTACGGTCCGCCCGTCGACCGCCCGGCCGAGGCCGTGGCCCACGACGTGGCCGAGGGTTGGGTCAGCCGCGAACGGGCGGTCGAGGTGTACGGCGTCGTCGTGGGCGACGATGGCGAGGTGGACGTCGCCGCCACGGCGGCGCGACGAGACGGAGGCAACGGGTGATCGACCGCGAGCGACTGGCCACGGGCATCGGCGGCGTGGTGGGCGACCTGGCCGAGAGGAACCTCGCCGTCATGGCGACCCGATGGGACGGAGGAAACGGGTGATCGACCGGGAGCGACTGGCCACGGGCCTGGCGGAGGAGCGCCGCCTCTTCGCCGAGCGGAACCCGGAGTCCCGCCGGGCGGCGTCGGAGGCGACCAACCTCTTCGGCGGGGTGCCGATGACGTGGATGGCGAAGACGGCCGGGGGCTTCCCGCTGTTCCTGGACCGGGCGTCGGGGGCGAGGGTCACAACGCTCGACGGCCACGAGCTCGTGGACTTCTGCCTCGGGGACACCGGGGCCATGGCGGGGCACTCGCCGCCGGCGACGGTCGCCGCGGTGCAGGCGCGCTATGCCGAGGCGGGCGGGGCGACGGCGATGATGCCGACCGAGGACGCCGCCGCGGTGGCGGCCGAGCTGACCCGGCGCTTCGGGGTCAGCTCGTGGAGCTTCGCCCTGACCGCCACCGACGCCAACCGCTGGGCGCTGCGCCTGTGCCGGGCGCTGACCGGGCGGCCGAAGGTGCTGGTGAACGCGTGGTGCTATCACGGCAGCGTCGACGAGTCGCTGATCGTGACGTCGCCGTCGGGGCCGGTGCCGCGGCCGGGCAACGTCGGCGCGCCGTGCGACGTGACCGAGAGCAGCCGGGTGGTGGAGTTCAACGACCTCGCCGCGCTCGAGGCCGAGCTAGCGCACGGTGACGTGGCCGTCGTGTTGATGGAGCCGGCCCTGACCAACATGGGCATCGTCCTGCCCGAGGACGGCTACCTCGACGGCGTGCGCGAGCTCACCCGCGCCGCGGGGACCCTGCTGATCATCGACGAGACCCACACGCTGTCGGCCGGGCCCGGTGGGTGCACGCAGGCGTGGGGGCTCGACCCCGACATCGTCACCCTCGGCAAGGCCATCGCCGGCGGCATCCCCATCGGCGCCTACGGGCTCCACGCCGACCTGGCCGAGCGCCTCCTGTCCCGCTCGGACCTGGACCTGGTGGACACCGGCGGCGTCGGCGGCACCCTCGCCGGCAACGCCCTGTCCCTGGCGGCGGCCCGGGCGACGCTCGAGCAGGTGCTGACCGAGGAGGCGTTCGCCGCGATGACCGCCCTGTGCACCCGCTACCACGAGGGCGTCGAGCGCCTCATCGCCGACCGGGCCCTGCCGTGGTCGGCCAGCCAGCTCGGCGCCCGCTCCGAGTACCGCTTCACGTCGCCCGCCCCCCGCAACGGCACCGAGTCCCACGCCGCCACCGACGTCGACCTCGAGGACTACCTCCACCTCTACCTGGTGAACCGCGGCGTCCTGCTGACCCCGTTCCACAACATGGCCCTCATGTGCCCAGCGACGACCGAGGCCGACGTCGACCTCCACTTGCAGATCCTGGACGAGGCGGTGGCGGCGCTGACGTGACC includes these proteins:
- a CDS encoding aminotransferase class V-fold PLP-dependent enzyme; the encoded protein is MTDRFPSGIDHYDFGDELSRLERASRFHEWTRNFFDEGPHLVACPELPWGDEVRHRSIEAYERFVHGETWITGGGAREMEAEIVSWMGGILGAAEPAGFVTSGGSESNMCAILAGRERSGITTGGSLVYPANAHYSVPKLCRMFGLEPIVVPSVEGSLYEVDVEAYAAAIRPDTVALFTTAGTWAYGTVDPIEAIGEIALERDLHLHVDGAFGGYILPFLERSGYDTELPLWDFRVPGVSTISADLHKNGMAPPPAGTLFFRDAGVLEHAKAVCPPNGTMTGTRGTGPIAGAWTMVKLLGEEGYQAVSLKSMALRDELIAGATAIDGLSIYPGTRINIALIVSDELDLRPVATELRDRGWMFSARAVPEPVSIVVVPMPHNHGQVGPFLDDLRDAMELAVPFDGAAAGADGGPVSQYGF
- a CDS encoding hydantoinase/oxoprolinase family protein; amino-acid sequence: MRISVDIGGTFTDLVLEDGGHLELAKAPTVPHDPAEGILDVLAAAAARRGVTRSELLAATDTFVHATTRGLNAVLTRTTATTAFLTTAGHPDVLLLREGGREDPFDFTVPYPEPYVPRSLTFEVPGRLLATGEELEPLDRGSVEAIADRLAATEVEAVGVCLLWSTVNPAHELVVGEVLAERLPDVPHTLSHALNPSLREYRRASSACIDASLKPLMSRYLQDLGTRLGDAGFGGRLLVVTSSGGVVDADDVVRAPILSINSGPSMAPVAGRAYAAADLDSAEVIVADAGGTTYDVTVVRGGQIPWTRSAWVGPRFTGHMTGLPSIDVKSVGAGGGSIAWVDPGGLLHVGPQSAGSVPGPACYGRGGTAATVTDAAVVLGHLDAAAFSGGAMPLDAGAAVAAVRQAVGGPLGLDDVEAAAAVLRLTTEQMVRAIEEICLEQGIDPAGSVLVGGGGAAGLNAVAVAQRLGCRRLILPAVAAALAAAGALMSDLTAAYTATVPTTSATFAADAVNDALATLEGQAAAFVSRSGATDEASTVSLYAEARYPQQIWELEVPLRVPRFASAADVDAFVEDFHGVHETVLGISDPGSPVEVVGWGARVRCPLRRSGGLLTARAEDTTVAGAERLAYVDGVGMVATPVRALGALGDDEAAEGPLLIESAFTTAVVPKGATARRTPAGSLVVEL
- a CDS encoding hydantoinase B/oxoprolinase family protein, translated to MGTLDGAELAVLSNRFAAIVRKMQNTLARSGRSGVLNTARDFSCCILTAAGDILMTAESLPIHVTGGPDLQARSMLEFFPEPKAGDAYLHNSPYHGNTHPADHSLLVPVVDADGVHRFTVLAKAHQADCGNSVPTTYMVSARDVYEEGALIFPCVQVQREYEDCADVLRMCEMRIRVPDQWRGDYLALVGTVRIGERAVAELAEELGWGALDAFAEQWLDYGERRMAAAIGALPAGTASASTTHDPVPGLPDGVTVGATVRVDPERQVIEVDLRDNPDCVPCGLNLSEAASRASAMIGVFNSIDHTIPHNQGAFRRVEVLLRDGCVVGVPRHPASCSAATTNLANRVVNIVQRSMADIGVGIGLAEVGTGFSPSEAVVSGVDPRHDTAFVNQLFTGPNGGAGGPDTDGWLTMSDLGSGGSLLLDSVEIDEMKQPLVVHERRLVPDSEGAGRHRGAPGLHVEYGPLGCTIETLYANDGAVNATAGAQGGLGGAPSAQHRRGADGRLEEVDAWGPTVIAPGERMVARTAGGGGYGPPVDRPAEAVAHDVAEGWVSRERAVEVYGVVVGDDGEVDVAATAARRDGGNG
- a CDS encoding aminotransferase class III-fold pyridoxal phosphate-dependent enzyme, which produces MGRRKRVIDRERLATGLAEERRLFAERNPESRRAASEATNLFGGVPMTWMAKTAGGFPLFLDRASGARVTTLDGHELVDFCLGDTGAMAGHSPPATVAAVQARYAEAGGATAMMPTEDAAAVAAELTRRFGVSSWSFALTATDANRWALRLCRALTGRPKVLVNAWCYHGSVDESLIVTSPSGPVPRPGNVGAPCDVTESSRVVEFNDLAALEAELAHGDVAVVLMEPALTNMGIVLPEDGYLDGVRELTRAAGTLLIIDETHTLSAGPGGCTQAWGLDPDIVTLGKAIAGGIPIGAYGLHADLAERLLSRSDLDLVDTGGVGGTLAGNALSLAAARATLEQVLTEEAFAAMTALCTRYHEGVERLIADRALPWSASQLGARSEYRFTSPAPRNGTESHAATDVDLEDYLHLYLVNRGVLLTPFHNMALMCPATTEADVDLHLQILDEAVAALT